Genomic segment of Glutamicibacter sp. JL.03c:
ACCACGTGGGCCGAGGGTGACCTTCACCGTGTTCGCGAGCTTATCAATGCCCGCTTCGAGTGCGCGTCGCGCTTCCTCGTTGAATGCTAGCTGCTTAGCCATGCATTTTCTCCTGAAAATTCGGCTGCACCAGGATCCGTGGATCCGTGGTGCTGCGAGGTTGGCGTTACTTTACGACGACTGCCAGTACGTCGCGAGCCGAGAGCACCAGGTACTCTTCGTTGCCGACCTTGACCTCGGTTCCGCCGTACTTCGAGTACAGGACTACGTCGCCTTCAGCAACGTCTACAGGAACGCGGTTGCCCTTGTCGTCGATGCGGCCTGGGCCTACTGCGACAACGGTGCCTTCCTGTGGCTTTTCCTTGGCGGAGTCTGGGATAACCAGGCCCGAAGCGGTGGTGGTAACGGCTTCGACCTGCTTGATGACAATGCGG
This window contains:
- the groES gene encoding co-chaperone GroES, with the protein product MSVSIKPLEDRIVIKQVEAVTTTASGLVIPDSAKEKPQEGTVVAVGPGRIDDKGNRVPVDVAEGDVVLYSKYGGTEVKVGNEEYLVLSARDVLAVVVK